A region from the Silene latifolia isolate original U9 population chromosome 7, ASM4854445v1, whole genome shotgun sequence genome encodes:
- the LOC141590096 gene encoding uncharacterized protein LOC141590096 produces MYKLVHKLKNLKGPLKSLNRNDFDDIENNAARARMYLESIQEKLRIDPNNPDLIHMEIEAASSVRFLEDACYTFLVQKSKVTWVDKGDSNNRYFHSVIKTRQVRSKIMKIEDTKGVLCEDITQIQNAFLDFYTDLLGTSTSVTKVSQHVVQLGNLCSEDHHAILFLPSPMMRLNRLAQILPHIISDSQGGFIKGRSIVENILICQDVIRCYKRKSVSPRFMLKVDLKKAYDSVNWDFLEQMLTYLNFPPFFIHLIMECTRSASYSLVLNGESFRHFKGAKGLRQGDPLSPLLFTIAMEYLSRILAYTTATFPFKFHPLCSPLRLSHLMFADDLLLFCKGDVKSIMVILRFFSTFSHASGLQMNPTKTNAFFNGVPSDVKHEILQISGVQEGLLPFRSELGTNRLNTWCIPKHQFIAWLVAREALLLKERSFVTRKIFDELGQLLDVALPATDLVHLIDSGQHSKLKKGVLLCAVLVAQYHIWIQRNQARVAGCILRPTLVVSQIMKLLKMRVGSRLQPNLVSRDVMWLSSVKLHM; encoded by the exons atgTACAAGTTAGTTCATAAGCTTAAAAATCTAAAAGGGCCACTTAAGAGTCTCAATAGGAATGACTTTGATGATATTGAGAACAATGCTGCCAGGGCTAGGATGTATCTTGAATCCATTCAGGAGAAGTTAAGGATTGATCCCAACAATCCTGATCTAATTCATATGGAAATTGAAGCTGCTAGCAGTGTGAGATTTTTGGAGGATGCTTGCTATACGTTTTTAGTTCAGAAATCCAAAGTCACATGGGTGGATAAAGGTGACAGCAACAATAGATACTTCCACAGTGTGATCAAAACAAGGCAAGTGAGGagtaaaattatgaaaattgagGATACAAAGGGTGTGTTGTGTGAAGATATTACTCAAATTCAGAATGCTTTTCTTGATTTCTACACTGATTTACTTGGCACCAGCACATCTGTTACAAAAGTATCTCAACATGTGGTTCAGCTGGGTAATCTTTGTTCTGAGGATCATCATGCTATCCTCTTTCTCCCATCACCAATGATGAGATTAAACAG GCTAGCTCAAATTCTTCCTCATATTATTAGTGATAGCCAGGGTGGGTTTATTAAAGGTCGAAGTATAGTGGAGAATATCCTAATTTGTCAGGATGTGATTAGATGTTATAAGAGGAAGTCTGTGTCACCTAGGTTTATGCTCAAAGTAGACTTAAAAAAAGCCTATGACTCAGTTAATTGGGATTTCTTGGAACAAATGCTTACCTACTTGAATTTCCCTCCTTTCTTTATTCATCTAATCATGGAGTGCACAAGATCTGCTTCATATTCTCTTGTTCTTAATGGTGAGTCGTTTAGACATTTCAAGGGTGCTAAAGGTCTGAGGCAGGGAGACCCCCTGTCTCCCCTTCTTTTCACTATTGCTATGGAGTATTTGAGTAGGATCTTAGCCTATACCACAGCTACATTTCCTTTCAAATTCCATCCTCTTTGTAGTCCCTTGAGATTGTCCCacctgatgtttgctgatgatctatTACTTTTCTGCAAAGGAGATGTGAAGTCTATTATGGTTATTTTGAGATTTTTTTCCACCTTTTCTCATGCCTCTGGTCTCCAAATGAATCCTACCAAGACTAATGCTTTTTTTAATGGGGTCCCTAGTGATGTTAAGCATGAGATACTACAAATTTCTGGGGTTCAAGAAGGCCTCCTGCCCTTCAG ATCAGAACTTGGCACAAACAGACTGAATACTTGGTGCATCCCTAAACATCAATTTATAGCTTGGCTTGTGGCTAGAGAGGCTCTTCTTCTCAAGGAGAGGTCATTTGTCACTAG GAAGATCTTTGATGAGCTTGGTCAACTGTTGGATGTTGCTCTTCCTGCAACTGACTTGGTACACCTTATAGATTCTGGACAACATTCAAAGTTGAAGAAAGGGGTCCTGCTGTGTGCTGTTCTTGTAGCACAATACCACATCTGGATCCAGCGTAATCAGGCTAGAGTTGCTGGCTGTATTCTTAGGCCTACTCTAGTTGTCTCACAGATAATGAAGTTACTTAAAATGCGAGTTGGTTCACGTCTTCAGCCTAATTTAGTAAGTCGAGATGTAATGTGGCTAAGTAGTGTTAAATTGCATATGTAG
- the LOC141591089 gene encoding uncharacterized protein LOC141591089 — translation MRMKGGCFSAVGKVVNSEPKEENIQKSAKSRRKWFRKKKRAISNTIQPETSATITAVPPVPILPQVVPPTELPKLSTVDKEDVKHAHTSTIVEPMKLSGVDKELTKHAYNVSLSIDKAVEIVVAAAPAAIEAECVTTADPIVDKPNEEMAATKTQTSFKGYKLSTKSKKRWFKKKRRAVSNKQQDDTAPTTTTVPPSPILPSVELPKLSGVDGEHGNHVPTTHILEPAKLSVEDNEASKHAHTKFTIEAAKLSGVDKEDSKHDYMTPVVEPVKLSGVDKGDSKHDNMTPIVEPVKLSGVDKGDIKHAYTTPIVESVPLSDVEKGETKQAYMTPVVEPVKSSEVVKEDSGHVLPSFIETAKPSGLDKENSKHADTNHIAEPKKLSGVGKEHSKYTHTTPIIEPKKLSEVSVVDNRNSKRVIPARNVEQVKVSRVDTVDEKNGYGVVHATTKAAEAVVSAAQTAVEVVRLSIAGRFADNSKEEMAAIKIQTAYRGYLARRRLRAIRGLMMLKSVMKIHAVKLQGSNTRRSMQRLAGMQSLFCEGRLSNSKGECGSSKIRKSKPWNLGN, via the exons ATGAGGATGAAAGGAGGTTGCTTTTCTGCTGTGGGGAAGGTCGTCAACTCTGAGCCCAAGGAGGAGAACATTCAG AAATCAGCAAAATCAAGGCGGAaatggtttaggaagaaaaaACGGGCTATTTCCAACACAATACAACCAGAAACTAGTGCTACAATCACGGCAGTACCACCTGTACCAATTCTGCCTCaagtggttcctccaactgaACTGCCAAAATTAAGTACGGTGGACAAGGAAGACGTAAAACATGCTCACACAAGTACCATCGTTGAACCAATGAAACTGAGTGGAGTAGACAAGGAACTGACAAAACATGCCTACAATGTCTCTCTTTCCATTGACAAGGCCGTCGAGATTGTTGTTGCAGCAGCACCAGCTGCTATAGAGGCGGAATGTGTGACAACTGCAGATCCCATTGTTGACAAACCTAATGAGGAAATGGCTGCCACTAAGACCCAAACATCATTCAAGGGTTACAAG CTATCAACAAAATCGAAAAAGAGATGGTTTAAGAAGAAAAGGCGGGCTGTTTCAAACAAGCAACAAGATGACACTGCCCCAACAACAACGACTGTACCTCCTTCACCAATACTGCCTTCAGTGGAACTGCCAAAATTAAGTGGAGTGGACGGGGAACATGGAAACCATGTTCCCACGACTCATATCCTTGAACCAGCGAAACTGAGTGTAGAGGACAATGAAGCTTCAAAACATGCTCACACAAAATTTACTATTGAAGCAGCCAAACTAAGTGGCGTGGACAAGGAAGATTCAAAGCATGATTACATGACTCCTGTCGTTGAACCTGTTAAACTAAGTGGAGTGGACAAGGGAGATTCAAAGCATGATAACATGACTCCTATCGTTGAGCCTGTTAAACTAAGTGGAGTAGACAAGGGAGATATAAAACATGCTTACACGACTCCTATCGTTGAATCAGTTCCATTAAGTGATGTGGAGAAGGGAGAAACTAAACAAGCTTACATGACTCCCGTTGTTGAACCAGTGAAGTCGAGTGAAGTTGTCAAGGAAGATTCGGGACATGTTTTACCATCTTTTATAGAAACGGCCAAACCAAGCGGATTGGACAAGGAAAATTCCAAACATGCTGACACAAATCATATTGCTGAACCAAAGAAGCTGAGTGGAGTGGGCAAGGAACATTCAAAATACACTCACACGACACCTATCATTGAACCCAAGAAGTTGAGTGAAGTGAGTGTGGTGGACAACCGAAATTCAAAACGTGTTATCCCAGCTCGTAATGTCGAACAAGTGAAGGTGAGTAGAGTGGACACGGTAGATGAAAAAAATGGCTATGGGGTCGTTCATGCGACAACTAAGGCTGCTGAGGCCGTTGTTTCAGCTGCGCAGACTGCAGTAGAGGTGGTTCGTTTGTCAATTGCAGGTCGTTTTGCCGACAATTCCAAAGAGGAAATGGCTGCCATCAAAATCCAGACTGCTTACAGGGGTTACCTG GCAAGAAGAAGATTACGAGCCATACGAGGACTGATGATGTTGAAATCAGTGATGAAAATACATGCGGTAAAGCTACAGGGTTCAAACACTCGGAGATCTATGCAACGTTTGGCAGGAATGCAGTCTTTGTTTTGCGAGGGTAGACTGAGTAACAGCAAAGGAGAATGTGGCAGCTCTAAAATACGAAAGAGCAAGCCATGGAACTTGGGAAATTAG